Proteins encoded by one window of Chondromyces crocatus:
- a CDS encoding MlaC/ttg2D family ABC transporter substrate-binding protein, with translation MTRRKVQLFAAVLSLCSLTLSGVALAGEATDLVKAKQASLFQVMKQDTSTSNPKVTALFDEMLDYQALAEASLGKEWGARTDAEKAEFSGLLKQLVRKSYERNLRKTLNFDIQYVSEKPAGDLVLVETKAVSKEKKARNDEPVVIQYKLVKKDGAWRVRDIVTDDVSLVSSYRSQFTKIVKKDGFPALIKKMKDKLAKNET, from the coding sequence GTGACACGCAGGAAGGTCCAGCTCTTCGCAGCGGTGCTCTCGCTCTGCTCGCTGACGCTCTCGGGCGTGGCTCTCGCCGGAGAGGCGACGGATCTGGTCAAGGCGAAGCAAGCCTCGCTGTTCCAGGTCATGAAGCAGGACACCAGCACGAGCAACCCGAAGGTCACCGCCCTCTTCGACGAGATGCTCGACTACCAGGCGCTCGCCGAGGCCTCGCTCGGAAAGGAGTGGGGCGCACGCACCGACGCCGAGAAGGCGGAGTTCAGCGGTCTCTTGAAGCAGCTCGTGCGCAAGTCGTACGAGCGCAACCTGCGCAAGACGCTGAACTTCGACATCCAGTACGTGAGCGAGAAGCCCGCCGGGGATCTGGTCCTGGTCGAGACCAAGGCGGTTTCGAAGGAGAAGAAGGCCCGGAACGACGAGCCGGTGGTCATCCAGTACAAGCTCGTCAAGAAGGACGGGGCCTGGCGAGTACGCGACATCGTCACCGACGACGTGAGCCTGGTGTCGAGCTACCGGTCGCAGTTCACGAAGATCGTCAAGAAAGACGGCTTCCCGGCACTCATCAAGAAGATGAAGGACAAGCTGGCGAAGAACGAGACCTGA
- a CDS encoding sensor histidine kinase: MKTDRERAAAHAGAPLATRLTWLTALRLLVLTILLVVAAATYLGGFTPGGFSSLVALTTVATAYGVAAVYAVFLRMKRALPSIAHAQLVTDQITWTALVYITGGASSGATSLYGLTCLTGAILLGLRGAAVAAVAGAGAYGLLCGGFMLQVLPVPTDQPFDAYLTQWSAMRYTIFVNLLAIVVVTLLASYLAERLRTTGGRLAQATARAEQAERLAMLGRLAAGLAHEIRNPLGSIAGSIELLRTGGTLSAEDRQLCEIIERETQRLNELVGDMLDLSRPRAPAMEPMDLVATIHDVVMLAGRSGRGGDVTVRYEGPKVSVVRADPAQLRQVVWNLVRNAVQASSAGAEVVIALSREASDRQVLEVRDHGRGIPSEARERLFDAFFTTRSHGIGIGLAVVKRILDDHQFSVEVESQEGQGTTFRVLLPSHAVHLDMDTSEPLPVSERLPRSRAVL; this comes from the coding sequence GTGAAGACGGACCGCGAGCGCGCCGCAGCCCACGCAGGTGCGCCGCTCGCGACGCGGCTCACGTGGCTGACCGCGCTGCGCCTGCTCGTCCTGACCATCCTCCTCGTCGTCGCCGCCGCCACATACCTGGGGGGGTTCACGCCAGGTGGCTTCTCCAGCCTCGTCGCGCTGACCACGGTGGCCACGGCCTACGGCGTGGCGGCCGTGTATGCGGTGTTCCTCCGCATGAAGCGCGCACTGCCATCAATCGCGCACGCTCAGCTCGTCACCGACCAGATCACCTGGACCGCGCTCGTCTACATCACGGGAGGCGCGTCGAGCGGGGCAACGTCGCTCTACGGGCTCACCTGCCTCACCGGAGCGATCTTGCTCGGGCTGCGCGGGGCCGCGGTGGCCGCCGTGGCGGGCGCCGGCGCGTACGGGCTGCTCTGTGGCGGGTTCATGCTCCAGGTGCTGCCCGTCCCGACGGATCAGCCCTTCGACGCCTACCTGACGCAGTGGAGCGCGATGCGCTACACGATCTTCGTCAACCTGCTCGCCATCGTGGTGGTCACGCTGCTGGCGAGCTACCTGGCGGAGCGCCTGCGCACGACCGGAGGTCGGCTGGCCCAGGCGACGGCGCGCGCAGAGCAGGCCGAGCGCCTCGCCATGCTCGGAAGGCTCGCTGCAGGGCTCGCGCACGAGATCCGCAACCCGCTCGGCTCGATCGCAGGTTCCATCGAGCTGCTCCGCACGGGGGGCACGCTCTCGGCGGAGGACCGTCAACTCTGCGAGATCATCGAGCGCGAGACGCAGCGCCTCAACGAGCTGGTCGGCGACATGCTCGATCTCTCACGCCCGCGGGCCCCCGCGATGGAGCCCATGGATCTCGTGGCCACGATCCACGACGTGGTGATGCTCGCGGGTCGCTCGGGGAGAGGGGGTGACGTGACGGTGCGCTACGAGGGTCCCAAGGTCTCCGTGGTGCGCGCAGATCCCGCGCAGCTGCGGCAGGTGGTCTGGAACCTGGTGCGCAACGCGGTGCAGGCGAGTTCCGCGGGCGCCGAGGTGGTGATCGCCCTCTCGCGCGAGGCCTCGGACCGCCAGGTGCTGGAGGTCCGTGACCACGGGCGCGGGATCCCCTCCGAGGCGCGGGAGCGGCTGTTCGATGCCTTCTTCACCACCCGCTCGCACGGGATCGGCATCGGGCTGGCGGTGGTGAAGCGCATCCTCGACGATCACCAGTTCTCGGTGGAGGTCGAGAGCCAGGAAGGCCAGGGCACCACGTTCAGGGTGTTGCTCCCCAGCCACGCTGTGCATCTGGACATGGATACGAGCGAGCCCCTGCCCGTGTCCGAGCGCCTCCCTCGCTCTCGCGCCGTGCTGTAG
- a CDS encoding type II secretion system F family protein, with product MAEFVWEARGRAGEVRKGTMEAESEAAVLNRLRAQQLNPTRVKKKGAGLNLKLSFGSGVEAKELVKFIRQFATMIDAGLPLVQCLEILSNQEPNKIFQAALKDIKNTVEQGATFSDALRRHPKIFDDLFVNLVQAGEVGGILDSILNRLAVYIEKNVKLARQVRGALAYPSAVIVILVLVMIVLLTFVIPSFETMFAEFGAKDALPKLTKIVIGVSKSFVTYLPVLVVGAVASITAFVYFYRSPSGKRSIHRLMLKLPIIGPVLQKIAVARFTRTLGTLLGSGVPILDALDIVAKTAGNVIVEEGLMFARQKISEGKNMAEPLSEVKVFPGMVVQMIAVGEQTGALDTMLNKIADFYEDEVDVAVAALTSLLEPLLMVVVGGVVGVVLISMYLPIFDLAGKIKTE from the coding sequence ATGGCAGAGTTCGTTTGGGAAGCGCGCGGGCGAGCCGGCGAGGTTCGCAAGGGCACGATGGAGGCGGAGAGCGAGGCAGCGGTGCTCAACCGGCTCCGCGCCCAGCAGCTCAACCCCACCCGCGTGAAGAAGAAGGGCGCAGGGCTCAACCTGAAGCTCTCGTTCGGATCGGGCGTCGAGGCGAAGGAACTCGTCAAGTTCATCCGCCAGTTCGCGACGATGATCGATGCCGGTCTACCGCTCGTCCAGTGTCTGGAGATCCTCTCCAATCAGGAGCCGAACAAGATCTTCCAGGCGGCGCTGAAGGACATCAAGAACACCGTCGAGCAAGGCGCCACGTTCAGCGACGCGCTCCGGCGGCACCCGAAGATCTTCGACGACCTCTTCGTGAACCTGGTCCAGGCCGGTGAGGTGGGCGGCATCCTCGACAGCATCCTGAACCGGCTCGCGGTCTACATCGAGAAGAACGTCAAGCTCGCGCGGCAGGTGCGCGGCGCGCTCGCTTACCCGTCCGCGGTCATCGTGATCCTGGTCCTGGTGATGATCGTGCTGCTGACGTTCGTCATCCCGTCCTTCGAGACGATGTTCGCCGAGTTCGGCGCGAAGGACGCGCTGCCGAAGCTCACGAAGATCGTCATCGGGGTGTCGAAGAGCTTCGTGACGTACCTGCCGGTGCTGGTGGTGGGCGCGGTCGCCAGCATCACCGCCTTCGTCTACTTCTACCGTTCCCCCTCAGGGAAGCGGAGCATCCACCGCCTGATGCTCAAGCTCCCGATCATCGGGCCCGTGCTGCAGAAGATTGCGGTCGCACGCTTCACCCGCACGCTGGGCACGCTTCTCGGCTCCGGTGTGCCCATCCTCGACGCGCTCGACATCGTCGCCAAGACGGCGGGGAACGTGATCGTGGAAGAGGGGCTGATGTTCGCTCGGCAGAAGATCTCCGAGGGGAAGAACATGGCCGAACCGCTCAGCGAGGTGAAGGTGTTCCCGGGCATGGTCGTGCAGATGATCGCCGTCGGTGAGCAGACCGGGGCGCTGGACACCATGCTCAACAAGATCGCCGACTTCTACGAGGATGAGGTCGACGTCGCCGTCGCAGCGCTGACGTCGCTGCTCGAGCCGCTCCTCATGGTCGTCGTCGGAGGCGTGGTCGGGGTCGTGCTGATCTCGATGTACCTGCCGATCTTCGATCTCGCCGGGAAGATCAAGACCGAGTGA
- a CDS encoding serine hydrolase domain-containing protein encodes MVAPVLDLSSADDLAPIAALVVDELRTAPGASVAAAVRRPGRPDGFVHGLGVAGRLWFDATPPPGASPAAPPVTHDTVFDLASVTKPLTALTLVRLARAGVLRLDEPLRDLLPELSDTPSADAPLDLLASHRAGLDGHRPLYAPLLQGRAADLEESLRIAASARRVDCAGAPPPDGFPPVYSDLGYLLLGAALARRADLPLDALVAREVTEPLGLTPSPGRACPAIASARAFRRVDAHWDERVAPTERAPFRGGIVRGEVHDENAWALVGDASAGHAGLFGDALAVAHLGVALLQALAGERPGWLSAADLAPLLRPRPGGSLRAGFDSRSGPTPSSGNRFGHATFGHLGFTGTSLWIDPDAQLVGVLLTNRVHPTRTTDTIRRARPAAYDAIAAAMLDAR; translated from the coding sequence ATGGTTGCCCCGGTGCTCGATCTCTCCTCCGCCGACGACCTCGCGCCGATCGCCGCGCTCGTGGTCGACGAGCTTCGCACCGCGCCTGGCGCCAGCGTCGCCGCCGCCGTCCGACGACCTGGCCGACCTGACGGCTTCGTCCACGGCCTCGGCGTCGCCGGTCGCCTCTGGTTCGACGCCACGCCTCCACCTGGCGCCTCCCCCGCAGCCCCCCCTGTCACCCACGACACCGTCTTCGATCTCGCCTCCGTCACCAAACCCCTCACCGCCCTCACCCTCGTGCGCCTCGCACGCGCCGGCGTCCTTCGCCTCGACGAGCCCCTGCGCGACCTCCTCCCCGAGCTGTCCGACACTCCTTCGGCCGACGCACCGCTCGACCTCCTCGCCTCGCACCGCGCCGGCCTCGACGGCCACCGCCCCCTCTACGCCCCCCTCCTCCAGGGGCGCGCCGCCGACCTCGAAGAGTCCCTCCGCATCGCCGCCAGCGCCCGCCGCGTCGACTGCGCGGGCGCCCCTCCACCCGACGGCTTCCCCCCCGTGTACAGCGACCTCGGGTACCTCCTCCTCGGCGCCGCCCTCGCGCGCCGTGCCGACCTCCCCCTCGACGCCCTCGTGGCCCGCGAGGTCACCGAGCCCCTCGGCCTCACCCCTTCACCTGGCCGCGCCTGCCCCGCCATCGCCTCCGCCCGCGCGTTCCGTCGGGTCGACGCCCACTGGGACGAACGCGTCGCGCCCACAGAGCGCGCCCCCTTCCGCGGCGGCATCGTGCGCGGCGAGGTCCACGACGAGAACGCCTGGGCCCTCGTCGGTGACGCCTCCGCGGGCCACGCTGGCCTTTTCGGCGACGCCCTCGCCGTCGCGCACCTCGGCGTCGCCTTGCTCCAGGCCCTGGCCGGCGAGCGCCCTGGCTGGCTCTCCGCCGCCGACCTCGCGCCCCTCCTCCGCCCCCGCCCTGGCGGATCCTTGCGCGCCGGCTTCGACAGCCGCAGCGGCCCCACGCCGAGTTCGGGCAACCGCTTCGGGCACGCGACCTTCGGCCACCTCGGCTTCACCGGCACCAGCCTGTGGATCGATCCCGATGCTCAGCTCGTGGGCGTGCTCCTCACCAACCGTGTGCACCCCACGCGCACCACCGACACCATCCGCAGGGCGCGCCCCGCCGCGTACGATGCCATCGCCGCGGCCATGCTGGACGCCCGCTGA
- a CDS encoding Mpo1-like protein, with protein MAKIQLDAAWSDVLRRYKEDHQDPRNQACHKIGIPLIVGSFPVGATLIGLPLAAGMFTVGWGFQFVGHAFEGKQPSFVNDRRSLLIGVLWCLEKYGLKVFEEAPAPAS; from the coding sequence ATGGCCAAGATCCAGCTCGACGCCGCGTGGAGCGACGTGCTCCGCCGCTACAAAGAAGACCACCAGGACCCGCGCAACCAGGCGTGCCACAAGATCGGGATTCCCCTGATCGTCGGCAGCTTCCCCGTGGGGGCGACCCTCATCGGCCTCCCCCTCGCCGCGGGCATGTTCACCGTGGGCTGGGGCTTTCAGTTCGTGGGTCACGCCTTCGAAGGCAAGCAACCCTCCTTCGTGAACGACCGCAGGAGCCTGCTGATCGGCGTGCTGTGGTGCCTCGAGAAGTACGGCCTGAAGGTCTTCGAAGAAGCCCCCGCGCCCGCCTCGTGA